Proteins from a genomic interval of Quercus lobata isolate SW786 chromosome 11, ValleyOak3.0 Primary Assembly, whole genome shotgun sequence:
- the LOC115969191 gene encoding protein EXORDIUM-like 2, with protein MGSYYHLAILFLLCCSITVAHTAARKLTALVEQQPLILKYHNGALLKGNITVNLIWYGQFTPIQRSIIVDFIQSLNSHRASLPSVSTWWKTTDKYKGGSSALVVGKQILHEAYTLGKSLKTRHLLALSNKVNGLNSINVVLTAKDVAVDGFCMSRCGTHGSTRVSQGKRVTRSAYVWVGNSETQCPGQCAWPFHQPIYGPQTPPLVSPNGDVGVDGMIINLATVLAGTVTNPFNNGYFQGPATAPLEAVSACTGIFGSGAYPGDPGRVLVEKTNGASYNANGVNGRKYLLPAMWDPQTSACKTLV; from the coding sequence ATGGGGTCTTATTACCACTTAgccattctctttcttttatgctGTTCCATTACCGTAGCTCACACTGCTGCTAGAAAGCTCACGGCTCTCGTTGAACAACAGCCGTTGATTCTCAAGTATCACAACGGTGCTCTTCTGAAGGGCAACATCACCGTTAATTTGATCTGGTACGGCCAGTTCACTCCAATCCAGCGGTCCATAATCGTCGATTTCATCCAATCCCTCAACTCTCATCGGGCCTCACTTCCCTCAGTGTCCACGTGGTGGAAAACCACTGACAAGTACAAGGGGGGTTCTTCTGCGCTCGTCGTAGGGAAGCAAATCCTCCACGAAGCTTATACCTTGGGCAAGTCACTCAAAACAAGGCACTTGTTGGCTTTGTCTAACAAAGTTAACGGACTGAACTCGATTAATGTTGTTTTGACGGCTAAGGATGTCGCCGTCGATGGGTTTTGTATGAGCAGGTGTGGGACCCACGGGTCGACTCGGGTGAGTCAAGGGAAGAGGGTGACTCGTTCTGCTTACGTCTGGGTTGGTAACTCGGAGACTCAGTGTCCGGGTCAATGTGCTTGGCCCTTTCACCAGCCCATTTACGGCCCACAAACCCCGCCGTTAGTTTCGCCTAACGGAGACGTCGGAGTCGACGGAATGATCATCAACTTGGCTACCGTTTTGGCTGGCACCGTCACAAATCCGTTTAATAACGGGTATTTCCAGGGCCCGGCAACGGCGCCGTTAGAGGCTGTTTCGGCTTGCACTGGGATATTTGGGTCGGGTGCGTACCCGGGTGATCCGGGTCGGGTGTTGGTGGAAAAGACAAACGGGGCGAGTTACAATGCGAACGGGGTGAATGGGAGGAAGTACTTGCTGCCAGCTATGTGGGACCCGCAAACCTCGGCGTGTAAGACGCTCGTGTAA
- the LOC115968288 gene encoding mediator of RNA polymerase II transcription subunit 22b-like, with protein MNKGGAGGGGGSGSSGGGSGPTAAAAAAAAQKQKTLLQRVEADIGSIVDNFSHLVNVSRVNDLPVRNSQEAFMMEMRAARMVQTADSLLKLVSELKQTAIFSGFASLNDHVEQRTAEFNQQAEKTDHMLARIGEEAAASLKELELHYFSSAERASDTPQL; from the exons atgaataaaGGCGGAGCAGGTGGAGGAGGCGGAAGTGGGAGCAGCGGTGGCGGAAGTGGGCCCACCGCGGCAGCAGCGGCAGCGGCAGCTCAGAAGCAGAAAACATTACTACAAAGAGTCGAAGCCGACATTGGCAGCATCGTTGACAACTTCAGCCACCTCGTCAATGTCTCACGG GTAAATGATCTTCCTGTCAGAAATTCACAAGAAGCTTTCATGATGGAGATGCGTGCAGCTAGAATG GTTCAGACAGCCGACTCTCTACTTaagttggtatcagagcttaaGCAAACCGCAATCTTCTCCGGATTTGCATCCCTTAATGACCATGTGGAGCAAAGAACAGCTGAGTTTAATCAACAGGCAGAGAAGACAGACCACATGTTGGCAAGAATTGGAGAGGAGGCAGCTGCCAGCCTCAAGGAGCTTGAATTGCACTATTTTTCTTCAGCAGAGAGGGCTAGTGATACTCCGCAGTTGTGA